The nucleotide sequence GCCGAGGAAGGTGCGCGGAGTGCCAGGGGTGCCGTGAAAGGTGCCGGGGGTGATGGCGCTGTAATATTCCTCGTCGGTGATATTGGTGCCCGAAAGTTGGATACGGTAGCGTTCGGCGGTGTAGCCGAGGCGGGCATGGAGCAGAGTGTAGGTGTCCTGCATGAAGGTCGGGTCCTCGGCTTCGGTGTAGTAGGTCTTGCCGACGCGAGAGACGGTGGCGCCGACGAAGAAGCCGGCGTCGGTGACGTAGTCGGCCCGCAGGTGGGCGTCATGCGTGGGCACGTAGGGCACGCGGTTGTCATTGAAGACATCCCCGGTGTAGGGGTCGGTGAAACCGCGGAGGGTGGTGTCGGTGAGGCCGTAGGAGGCCGCGAGCTCTAGGCCTTGAACGGGTCGCCAGGCGAGTTCGAGTTCGCCGCCGATGGAACGGGCGGAGTCGGCATTGACCACCAGATAGTCGTCGGCCGCCGCCTGCGTGGCGAAGGAGCGTTCGATTTGGTAGTCGTCAATGTCGTAGAGGTAGGCGCGCACGGTGACGGAATAACGTCCGTCGGCGGTGGCGTGAGTCACGCCGGCCTCGTAGGCGGTGGTGTATTCGGCGTCGTAGGGCGCGAGGGCGGCGTTGCCGGTGAAGGCGGAGAAACCGCCCGTTTTGTAGCCCATGGCGATGTTGGCAAAGGCGGTCGTGCCGTGGCCCAGGTCCTGGCGCAGATTGAGGTGCGGAAGGATGGCGTCGGAGGAGTGGCTGGCGGGAGTGACCTGTGGAACCGGCACGGTCTCCGTGCGCACAGAATCCATTTCGGTTTTTACCAGCCGCAGTCCCGTGGTGAGATCGAGCGCATCCGTCAGCGCGAAGGTGGCTTCACCGAAGAGGGCAAGGTCGAGCACGTCGAACTGGTAGTCGGATTGCTCGAACGTGAATCCGCCGAAATCGCGGGTAAAGGAGCCGTTGGTCTGGCCGTCATTGACGAAGAAGCCGGCGCGCCAGGGAAAGGCGGCGTCGTCGTGAGCGGTGAAGATGATCTCTTCGGAGAGATTTTTTTGGGTGAGGGTCGAACCGTTGCCGAGTTCGGCGAAACCGAAGTCCAGGGTGTTGGAGTAGGGGCCCATGTCCCAATGGGAGAAACCGGTGGTGGTGGTCAGGCGGCCGCCATCGGTCGTGACGGCGGCAGTGAGGGCGGCGTTGAAGGCGTCGAGGTGGGTCTCGCCCTCGGCACTGCGTTGCACGGTATAGAGCGGGCCGAAGAGCGGCACGAGGGGTTGAGCGCCGTCGCGGGCACGCAGGGCGTTGAGGAACAAGGTGAACTCGGCGCGTTCGGACGCGCGCCAGCGGAGGCGAGCGAGGGCGCTCTGCGTTTCCTGCGGATCAACGTCTTGATTGAGTGTGGTATTGCGCACGTAACCGTCGCGTTCGCGCCAGGTGGCGGCGACGTAGGCGTCGAGTTCACCACCGGCGGCGGAAGCGCCGGTGACGGTGGCACTGCGGGCACCGTGGTCGCCGACGGCGAGGGTGAGTGAGCCGGTGGAGGCGGTGGGGTTGGTCGGCGTGGAGAGCAACAGGATGCCGCCCGGGCCGCTGCGTCCGAAGCGGGTGCCGGCCCCGGGGCCGCGCAAGAGTTGGGCCTGGGCGAAGCCGGTCAGGTCGGAAGGAAAAGTGAAACCGCTGCCGAGGGGCAGGTCGTCGAGGTAGACGGTGACGGCGGGAGCGCCGAAGATGGGGGTGTTGGTGAGCCCGCGAATGGCGAAGGTGTCGGTGAAGGAGCGCGACTGATTGCTGCCGACGGCGAAGCCTGCGATCTCGGCGGCGAGGGTCGGCAGGGCGAGTTCACCGGGAGCGGCGGTCGGATCGAGCGTCAGATCGGTCGTGGGACTGGCGCTGGTCGTGGTGAGCCGAGTGGCGACGACTTCGAAGGTGGGGGCTTCGACGATCGTCGGAGACGATTGGGCGAAGGCACTCAGGGTGGTGATGGCGAATAGAACGGAACGAGATAGGGGCTTCATGACAAAAGGGCGCGGAGAAGCGCGGATCGACAACGGTCATCGATAACGTGGAGTCCGCAAATTAAAGCGACTGTTGCCAGATTTTTGCGACGTGCCCGGATCGGCGGGGCGGGTTTTCGGGCAAAACGTATTGATCTCCGTGGCCGAGGTGGAGCGCAGTAGAGGAAAGGCGGGGGAGCATTGTCGGGGTTGATATGCGGCGATCGGGAACAATTAAATGCCAACGCGTTTCAACGAGGTGAAATATTTGAAGACGAGAGTGAGTTTCAAGGTGCGATGAAGAAACGAGTTACGGGAGCTGGATCATGGATGGCAATGGGCGGTGCGCTCATGGTCCTGGCGGGGCATTGGGAGCTGATTCGACGGTTTGGCACGGTGTTGCCGTATCGTGACTCGTGGCAGCTGACGGGCGTCGAACTACTCGGTCCGTGGGTCGACGGGACGCTCGGTCCCGGTGCGTTCCTGCAATCCTTAAACGACCATTGGCCGGTGCTGACGCGCTTGCTGTCCTTTGGGCTGGTGAGTTTGAACGGCCAATGGAACAACCTGCTGGAGACGACGGTGAACGCCGGGATCCTGGCGCTGGCGGTCGCGGTGTTTCTGCGCACGATTTTACCCGGCATGGCCCGGGCTCCGGCGACGATTTTTGCGGTGATGACCGGCGTGGTGATGGCGCTGCCGATCACGTGGGAAAATACGCTCTGGGGCATTCAATCCCTGCCGTATCTGCAGATCCTGCTGTCGTTGGTCTATTTTCGCGGGGTGGCGACGGCGCGAGC is from Synoicihabitans lomoniglobus and encodes:
- a CDS encoding TonB-dependent receptor; the protein is MKPLSRSVLFAITTLSAFAQSSPTIVEAPTFEVVATRLTTTSASPTTDLTLDPTAAPGELALPTLAAEIAGFAVGSNQSRSFTDTFAIRGLTNTPIFGAPAVTVYLDDLPLGSGFTFPSDLTGFAQAQLLRGPGAGTRFGRSGPGGILLLSTPTNPTASTGSLTLAVGDHGARSATVTGASAAGGELDAYVAATWRERDGYVRNTTLNQDVDPQETQSALARLRWRASERAEFTLFLNALRARDGAQPLVPLFGPLYTVQRSAEGETHLDAFNAALTAAVTTDGGRLTTTTGFSHWDMGPYSNTLDFGFAELGNGSTLTQKNLSEEIIFTAHDDAAFPWRAGFFVNDGQTNGSFTRDFGGFTFEQSDYQFDVLDLALFGEATFALTDALDLTTGLRLVKTEMDSVRTETVPVPQVTPASHSSDAILPHLNLRQDLGHGTTAFANIAMGYKTGGFSAFTGNAALAPYDAEYTTAYEAGVTHATADGRYSVTVRAYLYDIDDYQIERSFATQAAADDYLVVNADSARSIGGELELAWRPVQGLELAASYGLTDTTLRGFTDPYTGDVFNDNRVPYVPTHDAHLRADYVTDAGFFVGATVSRVGKTYYTEAEDPTFMQDTYTLLHARLGYTAERYRIQLSGTNITDEEYYSAITPGTFHGTPGTPRTFLGEVTFRF